The following is a genomic window from Candidatus Bathyarchaeota archaeon.
TAAATGGCTACCTTCTACTTCGATACCTCTGCGATCGTTAAGAGGTATCATAAAGAGCTTGGGTCAGAGGTTTTAGATAGGATATCTGAGCTTAAGGGACATGTATTTGCTATATCCTTCTGGACAGTCCTTGAATTTATAGTAGCCTTCTCGGCGAAGACTAGAAGGAGGGAGCTGTCGAGGAAAGCCTTTAACGTAGCGGTCTCACGCTTTCTTAAAGACATTCTAGATAGGTTCACCATTATAAGCGTGAACGATGAGCTTGTAGCCTTAGCGGCGTCATTAGCTGTTAAACACGCCTTACCTTCGGCAGACTGCATACAATTAGCCGGCGCCGTAAGCTTGAAAAACGCTTTAGAAC
Proteins encoded in this region:
- a CDS encoding type II toxin-antitoxin system VapC family toxin, which codes for MATFYFDTSAIVKRYHKELGSEVLDRISELKGHVFAISFWTVLEFIVAFSAKTRRRELSRKAFNVAVSRFLKDILDRFTIISVNDELVALAASLAVKHALPSADCIQLAGAVSLKNALE